The following are encoded in a window of Candidatus Poribacteria bacterium genomic DNA:
- a CDS encoding tetratricopeptide repeat protein, translating to MFPKGLSFAVFFCVVLVSVVSDAVAQTPQELYARGMQAVRQGRYQQAIQNLRRAVTLQPDYAEAHAALGTIYLQHRNFPASEKALTLALTMNPDLIQAEANLAALYTKTKRLDDAIRVYQNLVQKSPESLQVRLGIASAYQQAERFPEAIEAYLESLKRSPNLAAAMTNLASCYEAVEDDGQAIHYYKAALAVAPNLPMANGNLGAIYQEQGELDKALPLLEAAIRQNPQFTAARYRLGLVLTKKREFQRAAAEYQRVIAQKRDHVGAYYNLAQALFRLKKREEGKRAMDAYHRLNEIAQEIDTRERATLMEPSNPVQHYRLGLVYAKYGKITEAISAFQAALKLDANAHYALNGLARLYTLQKIQLQDAVAYAEKAFRLSPAPQYLQTLALAHFQIGARDKALKAIQTAIEMEPENKAFQQTLTEIQE from the coding sequence ATGTTCCCAAAGGGATTATCATTCGCCGTTTTTTTCTGTGTCGTTCTGGTTAGTGTTGTATCGGATGCTGTCGCGCAAACACCCCAAGAACTCTATGCTCGCGGTATGCAAGCGGTGCGTCAAGGAAGATATCAGCAGGCAATTCAAAATCTTCGGCGTGCGGTTACATTGCAACCAGATTATGCCGAAGCACACGCTGCCTTAGGCACAATTTACCTCCAACACAGAAACTTTCCTGCATCTGAAAAGGCACTCACGCTCGCCCTAACTATGAACCCTGATCTCATACAGGCTGAAGCGAACCTCGCTGCACTCTACACGAAAACCAAGCGCCTTGACGACGCTATCCGCGTTTATCAGAACCTTGTACAAAAGTCCCCAGAATCCCTCCAGGTCCGACTCGGTATCGCATCCGCATATCAACAAGCTGAACGGTTTCCAGAGGCGATAGAGGCATACCTCGAAAGTCTAAAACGCTCTCCGAATCTTGCCGCCGCGATGACGAACCTCGCTTCCTGTTATGAAGCAGTTGAAGACGACGGGCAGGCGATCCACTATTATAAGGCTGCTTTAGCCGTTGCACCGAACCTCCCGATGGCGAACGGTAATTTGGGGGCGATCTACCAAGAACAGGGTGAATTGGATAAGGCACTTCCGCTTTTAGAGGCGGCTATCCGCCAGAATCCGCAGTTCACTGCAGCACGTTATCGACTCGGCTTAGTCCTGACAAAAAAACGGGAGTTTCAGCGCGCCGCTGCGGAATACCAACGCGTTATCGCACAAAAACGCGATCATGTCGGGGCGTACTATAATCTCGCACAGGCACTGTTCCGGCTCAAGAAGCGGGAAGAGGGAAAACGCGCCATGGATGCTTACCATCGCCTCAATGAAATCGCGCAAGAGATTGATACCCGTGAACGCGCAACCCTTATGGAACCAAGCAACCCGGTCCAGCACTACCGACTCGGGCTTGTTTACGCGAAATATGGGAAAATTACTGAGGCGATTTCGGCATTTCAGGCAGCCTTAAAACTCGATGCCAATGCGCACTACGCACTCAACGGGTTAGCCCGACTGTATACCCTGCAAAAAATCCAGTTACAAGATGCCGTCGCTTATGCCGAAAAAGCGTTCCGTTTATCACCCGCACCACAATATCTACAGACACTCGCTTTAGCGCATTTCCAGATAGGGGCGCGCGACAAGGCGTTGAAAGCAATCCAAACCGCTATCGAAATGGAGCCTGAAAACAAGGCTTTTCAACAGACATTAACAGAAATTCAGGAATGA
- a CDS encoding CRTAC1 family protein codes for MKRRNTPIDIFIRFLIVILWGASVPPANADTGIQFVDVTQEAGIHWQHTDGRSGQKYFMETLGSGAAFFDYDADGDPDLYFVNGAPLPGYVADDIPTNCLYRNNGDGTFTDVTEESGVGDTGYGHGCAVGDYNNDGQLDLYVTNYGTNRLYRNNGDGTFTDVAEVAGVTEPRWSSSCAFADYDRDGNLDLYVVNYIVFDIDENPWCGLKEKGIRAYCEPDNFPAQSDTLFRNNGDGTFTDATKSAGIYNTTGKGLGVVWGDYNNDGALDIYVANDSTENLFYHNNSDGTFEEVGFMIGVALSENGAAENGMGTAFGDWNNDGWFDLTVTNYAQQTNTLYHNDADGFFTDATATTKTAQLTYPYLGWATAFIDYDNDGYQDLFVANGHLHENLAELGQQGTYEQRNLLFRNNYNGTFTEVSETLGPGMKLEDVSRGATFADYDSDGDLDIVVTNSNATPRLLRNDGGNRKNYLQIRLVATQGSIDAIGARVKIKIGELTQTREVRSGDGYLSQRDLTLHFGIGDYKQVDSIEIQWQSGVKQLIKSVPANQVLSLEENRDE; via the coding sequence ATGAAAAGACGAAATACCCCTATAGATATTTTTATACGCTTTCTAATCGTCATTTTGTGGGGTGCCAGCGTGCCGCCAGCAAACGCGGACACAGGTATCCAATTCGTTGATGTGACGCAGGAAGCCGGTATCCATTGGCAACACACTGATGGTCGGAGTGGACAGAAATATTTTATGGAGACGCTCGGTTCCGGTGCCGCTTTTTTTGATTACGACGCTGATGGCGACCCCGATTTGTACTTCGTTAACGGCGCACCGCTCCCCGGTTACGTCGCTGACGATATTCCTACCAATTGCCTCTACCGCAATAACGGTGATGGTACGTTCACGGATGTCACAGAAGAGTCCGGCGTTGGAGATACCGGCTACGGACACGGATGTGCAGTCGGCGATTACAATAACGACGGTCAATTAGATCTTTACGTCACAAACTACGGCACCAATCGACTCTACCGCAATAACGGCGATGGTACTTTTACGGATGTTGCCGAAGTTGCTGGCGTGACGGAGCCTCGTTGGAGTTCCAGTTGTGCCTTTGCTGACTACGACCGCGATGGCAACCTCGATCTCTACGTCGTCAACTACATCGTCTTTGACATTGATGAAAATCCGTGGTGCGGACTTAAAGAGAAAGGCATCCGCGCTTACTGTGAACCTGATAACTTCCCCGCCCAATCGGATACGCTGTTTCGCAACAACGGGGACGGAACATTTACCGATGCCACGAAATCCGCAGGCATTTACAATACGACCGGCAAAGGATTAGGCGTTGTCTGGGGTGACTATAATAATGATGGGGCATTGGACATTTACGTCGCGAACGATTCTACGGAAAACCTCTTTTATCATAATAATAGTGATGGCACTTTTGAGGAGGTCGGTTTCATGATTGGCGTGGCACTCAGCGAGAACGGTGCCGCCGAAAACGGTATGGGTACTGCCTTTGGCGATTGGAACAACGACGGATGGTTTGATCTCACCGTCACCAACTATGCGCAACAGACCAACACCCTCTACCATAACGATGCTGACGGCTTCTTTACAGACGCAACAGCCACAACAAAGACTGCGCAGCTTACCTATCCTTACCTCGGATGGGCAACCGCCTTTATTGATTACGACAACGACGGCTACCAAGACCTCTTCGTCGCCAATGGACATCTTCACGAGAATCTCGCCGAACTCGGACAGCAAGGCACTTACGAACAGCGCAATTTGCTTTTCCGCAACAACTATAACGGCACCTTTACCGAAGTCTCAGAAACCCTCGGGCCCGGCATGAAGTTAGAGGACGTAAGCCGCGGTGCTACCTTTGCTGATTACGATTCGGATGGCGACCTTGATATCGTGGTGACGAATTCAAACGCTACCCCTCGTCTCTTGCGCAACGATGGTGGTAACCGAAAAAACTATTTGCAAATCCGATTGGTTGCAACGCAGGGTTCTATAGATGCGATTGGTGCGCGCGTTAAAATAAAAATAGGGGAACTCACACAGACGCGTGAAGTGAGGAGTGGCGACGGCTATCTCTCACAACGTGATCTCACGCTCCATTTCGGTATTGGAGATTACAAACAGGTGGACAGCATTGAGATTCAGTGGCAAAGTGGCGTAAAGCAACTGATTAAATCCGTGCCTGCAAACCAGGTGCTGTCTCTTGAGGAAAATAGAGATGAATAA
- a CDS encoding Ldh family oxidoreductase: protein MQEIVVDSARLHDFARTLCERAGLRLEDAETMARHQVQTDLRGVHSHGTRALPGYLNLVLDGKMNPKPELHIATEGPSFAVVDGDNGMGHLASTRAMETAIAKAETTGIAAAGVRNAGHFGAAACYSIMAASNQMIGFSTTNTGGASIVAPGGAEAVVANNAMSYALPTGNGHPIVLDMACGVSAWGKIGTLRMYGKPIPEGWLIDDTGQPTSDPDKGRFLAPAAGPRGYGLALIMGILAGPLSGGLMACNKSGDPSEHFFFALNISSFTDYDGYVEEIQQGIGKIHASKTAEDVEQAYLPGEIEWNNYDNYLENGIPIHVDHLQGLAGIAEKLDVPICWEW, encoded by the coding sequence ATGCAGGAAATTGTGGTAGATTCAGCGCGGTTACACGACTTTGCTCGGACGCTTTGCGAAAGGGCAGGGCTGCGCTTGGAAGATGCGGAAACGATGGCGAGACATCAAGTACAGACCGATTTGCGGGGTGTGCATTCACACGGCACACGCGCTTTGCCGGGTTATCTCAACCTTGTGCTTGATGGCAAGATGAATCCGAAACCCGAACTCCACATTGCGACAGAGGGACCGAGTTTCGCTGTGGTTGACGGAGATAACGGCATGGGGCACCTGGCAAGCACGCGCGCTATGGAGACAGCAATAGCGAAAGCAGAGACCACCGGCATCGCCGCGGCAGGGGTACGCAATGCCGGGCATTTCGGTGCGGCTGCATGCTATTCAATTATGGCGGCATCAAACCAGATGATCGGGTTCTCGACAACAAATACAGGTGGTGCCTCTATTGTAGCACCCGGTGGTGCGGAGGCAGTAGTCGCTAACAACGCGATGAGTTACGCGCTGCCTACTGGGAATGGGCATCCGATTGTTTTGGATATGGCGTGCGGCGTTTCCGCATGGGGGAAGATCGGTACACTTCGGATGTATGGCAAACCGATTCCAGAAGGATGGCTCATAGACGACACCGGACAACCCACCAGCGACCCGGATAAAGGGCGGTTTTTAGCACCCGCAGCGGGACCCCGCGGTTACGGTTTGGCACTCATCATGGGCATTCTCGCCGGCCCGCTGAGCGGTGGCTTGATGGCGTGTAATAAATCGGGGGATCCATCTGAACACTTCTTTTTCGCGTTGAACATTTCGAGTTTCACAGATTACGACGGTTACGTTGAAGAAATTCAGCAAGGTATTGGCAAAATACACGCCTCGAAAACGGCAGAAGATGTGGAACAAGCCTACCTCCCCGGTGAAATCGAGTGGAATAACTACGACAATTATCTTGAAAATGGTATTCCGATCCATGTAGATCACTTACAAGGTCTTGCTGGCATCGCTGAGAAACTGGATGTCCCTATCTGTTGGGAATGGTAA